The Chryseobacterium indicum genome includes a window with the following:
- a CDS encoding AMP-dependent synthetase/ligase: MNLAEAIILKNTEKHPIKSAIGFKKKDAGWKELSWKKFSEIVYKTANALKNAGIQENDKVAIYSDNSSEWMIFDLAVLAIGAITVPIYSTNNAEQAEYIISDSEAKAILVGDQAQYDACLEILKKESTNLQTIIISKKAVWIKKEFSSFYLEDFIAKSAPKLEFCKKEYEDIATLIYTSGTTGTPKGVILTHGNFIKAFDAHFEFFKFKNFEEELSLAFLPLTHVFERSWSLLCLYGGARVYFLEDPKNIAEALEEVKPTMMCAVPRFFQKVYAGVLEKAEEGSSLKKKIFKWALETGSQTAELRRNEKQVPFGLKIKENIAESLVFSKIKEKMGGRLWFLPCGGASLSPEVTKFFESVGIHVTVGYGLTETTATLTAFPLTHFEHGSCGKPLPGVEIRIGENDEIQAKGNGIMKGYYKKPEETQKVFTEDGWFKTGDAGTIDSKGNLTITDRLKDLMKTSNGKYIAPQQIENILTNNNFIQQIVLIAEGKQFVSALVVPNFEFLKEYLKKNNIPFTNWEEIVKNEKIHDFYKDKIKELQSHLSDYEKVKKFTLMPSEFDINTGEITPTLKVKRNVVLKKYAELIEKMY, translated from the coding sequence ATGAATCTTGCAGAGGCAATTATCTTAAAAAATACAGAAAAGCATCCCATAAAATCTGCTATCGGATTTAAAAAGAAAGATGCGGGCTGGAAAGAACTGAGCTGGAAAAAATTCAGTGAAATTGTATATAAAACAGCCAATGCGCTTAAAAATGCAGGCATTCAGGAAAATGATAAAGTAGCCATTTATTCGGATAACTCATCAGAATGGATGATTTTTGATCTCGCAGTGTTAGCAATCGGAGCCATTACGGTTCCAATCTATTCTACTAATAATGCAGAACAGGCAGAATATATCATCAGCGATTCGGAAGCAAAGGCTATTTTGGTGGGCGATCAGGCTCAGTACGATGCGTGTCTGGAAATTCTGAAAAAAGAAAGTACAAATCTGCAAACGATTATTATTTCTAAAAAAGCTGTCTGGATTAAAAAAGAATTCAGCAGTTTTTATCTTGAAGATTTCATTGCCAAGAGCGCTCCCAAACTAGAATTCTGCAAGAAAGAATATGAAGATATTGCTACGCTTATCTACACTTCCGGAACAACAGGAACGCCGAAAGGAGTCATTCTCACCCATGGAAATTTCATAAAAGCTTTTGATGCCCATTTTGAATTTTTTAAGTTTAAAAACTTCGAAGAAGAACTTTCTCTGGCATTTTTACCATTAACCCACGTTTTCGAAAGAAGCTGGAGTCTTTTGTGTCTTTACGGAGGCGCAAGAGTTTATTTCCTTGAAGATCCGAAGAATATCGCCGAAGCTTTGGAAGAAGTAAAACCGACCATGATGTGCGCGGTGCCAAGATTTTTCCAGAAAGTCTACGCCGGAGTGTTGGAAAAGGCAGAAGAAGGTTCATCGCTGAAGAAAAAAATCTTTAAATGGGCTTTGGAAACCGGTTCGCAGACCGCAGAATTAAGAAGAAACGAAAAGCAGGTTCCGTTTGGATTAAAAATAAAAGAAAACATTGCTGAGTCTTTGGTTTTCAGTAAAATTAAAGAAAAAATGGGCGGAAGATTATGGTTTCTGCCTTGTGGCGGAGCTTCGTTATCTCCGGAAGTGACGAAGTTTTTTGAGTCGGTTGGAATTCATGTGACGGTTGGCTACGGTTTAACGGAAACTACGGCAACCTTAACCGCTTTTCCTTTGACGCATTTCGAACACGGAAGCTGTGGAAAACCTCTTCCGGGCGTAGAAATCCGAATCGGGGAGAACGATGAAATTCAGGCAAAAGGAAACGGAATCATGAAGGGATACTATAAAAAGCCTGAAGAAACGCAGAAAGTTTTCACAGAAGACGGCTGGTTTAAAACCGGAGATGCCGGAACCATCGACAGCAAAGGAAATCTTACCATTACAGACCGATTGAAAGATCTCATGAAGACTTCCAACGGAAAATACATCGCACCGCAGCAGATTGAAAATATTTTAACCAACAATAATTTCATTCAGCAGATTGTCCTGATTGCGGAAGGAAAACAGTTTGTTTCCGCGTTGGTTGTTCCGAACTTTGAATTTTTAAAAGAATATCTCAAAAAAAATAATATTCCTTTCACCAATTGGGAGGAAATTGTAAAAAACGAAAAGATACACGATTTTTACAAAGACAAAATTAAAGAACTGCAAAGCCATTTATCCGATTACGAAAAAGTGAAAAAATTCACATTGATGCCTTCGGAATTTGATATCAATACAGGAGAAATTACTCCGACATTAAAGGTGAAAAGAAATGTAGTGCTTAAAAAATATGCAGAACTTATTGAGAAGATGTATTAA
- a CDS encoding NAD-dependent epimerase/dehydratase family protein: MVFVTGATGILGRVIVLELLKKGKNVRAAKRPTSNLNEVRHSYTFYTENPDDFFNRIEWIDVDFDDILSLQEALKGIDEVYHCAAKVGFNPKDSKEIYHTNIKGTENLLYACEGAEVKKFLHVSSIAVLDNFNEKGELDEESDFNPKEDHSAYAISKHISEMEVWRASAEGLNVVIVNPGMIIGSGNWGNSSGDIFPTFEKNSFTFSGGTSYADVRDVAAISVELMEKNIFGERFIIISENRRYAELGKQIRKKLGLKEAKLLSQFQLNIGVLANALFGWLIPALRMATRSNVKAISEMNIVSNEKIKSRLNYQFIPLSESIDFHLNNYINDKKIKQ, from the coding sequence ATGGTTTTTGTAACGGGAGCAACCGGAATTTTAGGCAGAGTAATCGTTTTAGAACTTCTGAAAAAGGGAAAAAACGTTCGTGCTGCAAAAAGACCGACGAGCAATTTAAACGAAGTAAGGCATTCCTATACATTTTATACGGAAAATCCCGATGATTTTTTCAACCGAATCGAATGGATCGATGTAGATTTTGATGATATTCTCTCTCTTCAGGAAGCCTTAAAAGGAATTGATGAGGTGTATCACTGCGCTGCTAAAGTGGGGTTCAATCCCAAAGACAGCAAAGAAATTTACCACACGAACATTAAGGGAACAGAAAATTTACTTTATGCCTGTGAAGGAGCTGAGGTGAAAAAATTCCTTCATGTAAGTTCTATTGCTGTTCTCGATAATTTTAATGAAAAAGGCGAGCTGGATGAAGAATCCGATTTTAACCCGAAAGAAGACCATTCTGCCTATGCGATCTCAAAACATATTTCTGAAATGGAAGTCTGGAGAGCTTCTGCTGAAGGGTTAAACGTCGTTATTGTAAATCCGGGAATGATTATCGGAAGCGGAAACTGGGGAAACAGCAGTGGCGATATTTTTCCCACATTCGAAAAAAACAGTTTTACTTTTTCAGGAGGAACAAGCTATGCGGACGTGAGAGATGTTGCCGCAATTTCTGTTGAACTGATGGAGAAAAATATTTTTGGAGAACGGTTCATCATCATTTCCGAGAACAGAAGATATGCAGAATTAGGAAAGCAGATCCGAAAGAAACTGGGGCTGAAGGAAGCGAAGCTCCTGTCACAATTTCAGCTGAATATTGGAGTTTTGGCAAATGCATTATTCGGATGGCTGATTCCGGCTTTAAGAATGGCGACAAGATCCAATGTAAAAGCAATTTCTGAGATGAATATTGTTTCCAACGAAAAAATAAAAAGCAGATTGAATTATCAGTTCATTCCTCTTTCGGAAAGTATTGATTTTCATTTAAATAATTATATCAACGATAAAAAGATAAAGCAATGA
- a CDS encoding MvdD family ATP-grasp ribosomal peptide maturase — protein MNKILIITHTGDNFSIEKVTEYIAENHCEVIRFDVDLYPLQNKLSTRFEDGKWISILETHEKKHRLDDISAVWYRRAYNIGSGLKEELDSKFYGAAMGEIRTTLFGFLESIDVYALGKPSVYRRVDSKEEQLKIAHKIGLKIPESCLTNNPEEAKQFIVKHKNVVAKMQTGFAIYEDGVESVVFTNVVKEDKLEELDTLLYCPMQFQKKIEKKKELRITIVGREVYAFEIDSQQSEAAKIDWRKDGVNLIDKWIPAELPTDIEAKLLELLDVYNIDYGAIDMIVSPEDKYYFIEINCAGEFFWLDNLTEGNLISKSIADILCDKAPRRNNMVLV, from the coding sequence ATGAATAAAATTTTAATAATTACCCATACAGGAGATAATTTTTCCATAGAAAAAGTAACAGAATATATTGCTGAAAACCATTGTGAAGTCATCCGTTTCGATGTCGATTTATACCCTTTGCAAAATAAATTATCTACCCGTTTTGAAGACGGAAAATGGATCAGTATTTTAGAAACTCATGAAAAAAAACATCGTTTGGACGATATTTCCGCAGTCTGGTACAGAAGAGCCTACAATATTGGATCTGGTCTGAAAGAAGAGCTGGATTCTAAATTTTACGGTGCTGCGATGGGAGAGATCAGAACGACACTATTTGGGTTTTTAGAGTCTATTGATGTTTATGCATTAGGGAAACCAAGTGTTTACAGAAGAGTAGACAGCAAGGAAGAACAATTGAAAATAGCTCATAAAATTGGACTTAAAATTCCGGAATCCTGCCTTACGAACAATCCGGAAGAAGCGAAACAGTTCATTGTAAAACATAAAAATGTAGTTGCCAAAATGCAGACCGGATTTGCTATTTATGAAGACGGTGTTGAAAGTGTTGTATTCACTAATGTGGTAAAGGAAGATAAACTGGAAGAACTGGATACGCTTTTATACTGTCCGATGCAGTTTCAGAAAAAAATTGAAAAGAAAAAAGAGCTCCGCATTACCATTGTAGGAAGAGAAGTTTACGCTTTTGAAATCGATTCCCAACAGTCGGAAGCCGCAAAAATAGACTGGCGAAAAGACGGGGTAAATCTTATCGATAAATGGATTCCTGCGGAACTTCCGACAGACATTGAAGCAAAATTGCTGGAACTGTTAGACGTTTACAATATCGATTACGGAGCGATAGATATGATCGTTTCGCCCGAAGATAAATATTATTTCATTGAGATCAACTGTGCCGGAGAATTCTTCTGGCTGGATAATCTCACCGAAGGAAACCTTATTTCCAAAAGTATTGCCGATATCTTATGCGATAAAGCTCCAAGAAGAAACAATATGGTTTTGGTCTAA